The following are from one region of the Halodesulfurarchaeum sp. HSR-GB genome:
- a CDS encoding AAC(3) family N-acetyltransferase produces the protein MSEADAIERVEKPVTAAQIRSELSELGVEAGDTVLVHASLSSLGWVSGGPQAVVEALQATVTESGTLLMPAHTGQFTDPADWENPPVPGDWVETIRETRPPFRPEATPSRGVGTIAETFRSYPDVSRSGHPIYSFSAWGSESDRVLEDHTLDYGLGPDSPLGGIYERGGSVLCLGTGHGTNTSLHLAEYLAAIDAQERTRHAPILQEGTRVEVEYRDIELDVSDFTELGAAFEAAVGCETGTVGAAETKLVDQQALVDFAVEWLESHRR, from the coding sequence ATGAGCGAAGCGGACGCGATCGAGCGGGTCGAAAAGCCAGTGACCGCGGCACAGATTCGCTCGGAGCTTTCCGAACTGGGGGTCGAAGCCGGCGACACGGTGCTGGTTCACGCCTCGCTCAGTAGTCTGGGCTGGGTGAGCGGCGGTCCACAGGCCGTCGTCGAGGCCTTACAGGCCACCGTCACCGAGTCCGGCACGCTCCTCATGCCCGCCCACACGGGCCAGTTCACTGATCCCGCCGACTGGGAGAACCCACCGGTTCCCGGGGACTGGGTCGAGACGATCAGAGAAACCCGGCCCCCGTTCCGCCCCGAGGCGACCCCCAGCCGGGGCGTGGGGACAATCGCCGAAACCTTTCGCTCGTATCCGGACGTCTCCCGCAGCGGGCACCCGATCTACTCCTTTTCGGCCTGGGGAAGCGAGTCGGATCGGGTTCTCGAAGACCACACACTGGACTACGGCCTGGGCCCGGACTCGCCGCTGGGTGGGATCTACGAGCGGGGTGGCAGCGTCCTGTGTCTGGGCACCGGCCACGGGACGAACACCTCGCTCCACCTGGCCGAGTACCTGGCAGCCATCGACGCCCAGGAGCGCACCCGCCATGCACCGATCCTGCAGGAGGGAACACGGGTCGAAGTCGAGTACCGAGACATCGAACTCGACGTGTCGGATTTTACTGAACTCGGGGCGGCCTTCGAGGCCGCGGTCGGGTGTGAAACCGGCACCGTCGGCGCAGCCGAGACCAAACTCGTCGATCAGCAGGCGCTGGTCGATTTCGCGGTCGAGTGGCTCGAATCCCATCGCCGGTAG
- a CDS encoding AAA family ATPase, with the protein MTGETDAGEYHDLAGIRVTLDPTGNLVGPPTGEAYHGLPIREPGPAQVPDVRTAYHPASMTAGRDSEQIIARALGEMDKPVLLEGEAGTGKNTAVLTLAGQTNRPVTRMNFGADTTIFDLVGEKDLVGGETVYVLGELAKAALFGWVFVGDEINMAEGDITSHLHAICEEVGRRRLTLRGTGRTLTDPPPGVEWDPEKHLGRYIHPAFRFVGTANPLSYAGTSEMNDAFRSRFVVLPIEYLPPGEEAELLVEETGVDPERASDLTAMAERLREAHRRDELETPISHRELLKVVELAGPEEQFMSIGEAARLVLVGHATLKLDKATIRDTITAEL; encoded by the coding sequence ATGACGGGTGAGACCGACGCCGGCGAGTACCACGACCTCGCAGGCATCCGGGTGACACTCGATCCGACGGGCAACCTCGTGGGCCCGCCGACCGGCGAGGCCTATCACGGATTGCCGATCCGGGAGCCTGGGCCGGCCCAGGTGCCGGACGTTCGGACCGCCTATCACCCCGCTTCGATGACCGCGGGGCGGGATTCGGAGCAGATCATCGCCCGGGCGCTGGGCGAGATGGACAAACCCGTTCTGCTGGAGGGCGAGGCCGGGACCGGCAAAAACACGGCCGTCCTGACCCTGGCAGGGCAGACAAACCGCCCGGTCACCCGGATGAACTTCGGCGCGGACACGACGATTTTCGACCTCGTCGGCGAGAAGGACCTCGTGGGCGGGGAGACGGTCTACGTGCTGGGCGAACTCGCGAAAGCCGCGCTCTTTGGCTGGGTCTTCGTGGGCGACGAGATCAACATGGCCGAGGGGGACATTACCTCCCATCTGCACGCCATCTGTGAGGAGGTCGGCCGTCGCCGACTCACGCTCCGGGGGACGGGTCGGACGCTCACAGATCCGCCGCCGGGGGTCGAGTGGGATCCCGAAAAACACCTCGGCCGGTACATCCACCCGGCGTTTCGCTTCGTCGGCACGGCAAATCCACTCTCGTATGCCGGGACCAGCGAGATGAACGACGCCTTCCGCTCCCGATTCGTGGTCTTGCCGATCGAGTATCTCCCGCCGGGGGAGGAAGCCGAGTTGCTCGTCGAGGAGACCGGCGTCGACCCCGAGCGGGCCAGTGATCTCACGGCCATGGCCGAACGGCTTCGTGAGGCCCATCGCCGGGACGAACTCGAGACGCCGATCAGTCACCGTGAACTGCTCAAGGTCGTCGAACTCGCCGGCCCCGAGGAACAGTTCATGTCCATCGGGGAGGCGGCCCGGCTGGTGCTGGTCGGGCACGCCACGCTGAAACTCGACAAGGCGACGATCCGGGACACCATCACGGCCGAACTCTGA
- a CDS encoding CopG family transcriptional regulator, whose product MPESEVTLPDRVTSDIDRFVESGEFLNWDQAVEELLTLGLSAYQSDEQDLDEESVFTGAVEDQQDPAIADDDPGSDRMY is encoded by the coding sequence ATGCCGGAATCGGAAGTGACGCTGCCGGACCGTGTCACGAGCGACATCGATCGGTTCGTCGAGTCGGGGGAGTTCCTGAACTGGGACCAGGCCGTCGAGGAGCTTTTGACCCTCGGGCTGTCTGCCTACCAGTCCGACGAGCAGGACCTGGACGAGGAATCGGTCTTCACTGGCGCGGTGGAGGACCAACAGGACCCAGCCATCGCGGACGACGATCCCGGTTCGGACCGGATGTACTGA
- the btuC gene encoding vitamin B12 ABC transporter permease BtuC: protein MDLRTRTITWIGVLSVLLFATVTASAGIGPVSIAPLAVLKVLLNQLAVPTSLSLEPAAVSLGGLSLPWPAFGYTDVFAFEVSETYRTIVWTVRMPRILLGALVGFALSVAGSVMQGFFRNPMADPSIIGVSSGAAVGAVAAIILPIPIGLRWAAFTTGIISAFGVYLIATEDGRTPVATLLLAGVAVQTFLSAIISFMLTMGGHSLEQAVFWMMGHLHNATWEEVGFAALVIPILFVILAWYSRDLNVLLLGEEDAATLGIEVEQTKRILLGVSSLITAAAVAVSGVIGFVGLIVPHMMRLIVGPDHRILLPTSALAGAAFLVATDTIARTGAGEIPVGIVTSALGAPFFLFLLRRREVHSL, encoded by the coding sequence ATGGATCTCCGGACGCGGACGATCACCTGGATCGGGGTGCTCTCGGTCCTCCTCTTTGCCACCGTGACCGCGAGCGCCGGGATCGGCCCGGTCTCGATCGCGCCGCTTGCGGTCCTCAAGGTGCTTTTGAACCAGCTCGCCGTCCCCACCTCGCTTTCCCTGGAACCCGCCGCGGTCTCGCTTGGCGGACTCTCGCTCCCGTGGCCCGCGTTCGGATACACCGACGTCTTCGCCTTCGAGGTCTCAGAGACCTACCGGACGATTGTCTGGACCGTCCGGATGCCCCGCATCCTCCTCGGGGCGCTCGTGGGCTTTGCCCTCTCCGTGGCCGGGTCGGTCATGCAGGGCTTCTTCCGGAACCCGATGGCCGATCCCTCCATCATCGGCGTCTCCTCCGGCGCGGCCGTCGGGGCGGTGGCGGCGATCATCCTCCCCATTCCGATCGGCCTGCGCTGGGCCGCGTTCACCACCGGGATCATCTCGGCCTTCGGCGTCTATCTCATCGCGACCGAGGACGGCCGAACCCCGGTCGCGACGCTGTTGCTCGCCGGCGTGGCCGTCCAGACCTTCCTCTCCGCGATCATCTCCTTCATGCTCACGATGGGCGGGCACAGCCTCGAACAGGCGGTGTTCTGGATGATGGGCCATCTCCACAACGCGACCTGGGAGGAGGTCGGGTTCGCCGCGCTCGTGATTCCGATCCTCTTCGTCATTCTAGCCTGGTACAGCCGTGATCTCAACGTGCTACTGTTAGGTGAGGAGGACGCGGCGACCCTTGGGATCGAGGTCGAGCAGACCAAGCGAATCCTGCTGGGTGTGTCGAGTCTGATCACCGCCGCGGCGGTCGCGGTCTCGGGCGTGATCGGTTTCGTGGGCCTGATCGTCCCGCACATGATGCGGCTGATCGTCGGGCCCGATCACCGAATCTTGCTCCCGACGAGTGCGCTCGCTGGCGCGGCCTTCCTCGTGGCCACCGACACCATCGCCCGAACGGGGGCCGGCGAGATCCCGGTCGGCATCGTCACGAGCGCGCTGGGAGCGCCGTTTTTCCTCTTCCTGCTCCGTCGCCGGGAGGTGCATTCCCTGTGA
- a CDS encoding trimethylamine methyltransferase family protein: MTERLSPSARESIHEAVLDVLATAGMRVEHAAARETLIAAGGTADGDVVTLPPAVVRESLESAPSSFDWRARDPDKSVTVGEGDPVITPTRGPRYVKRPGEPRHRATMDDFERLAELVHMEPTIDVAGYDLCSPEGYSLPGNPGGFDQAEVGYELLETLFLSTDKPIVATARSGPEAAASLETARTAFGEAELSEHVVLGILHARSPRVFNEPMVEGLIRFARAGQPLVVASGAIPGASAPHSLSEAAVQVIAETVFGAVLVQQLNPGTPVVLGRSGTIYDPQADAVAAGSPRGAILQDVVVEMADFYAFPSRGSGAGTDAKAIDYRSGAESTAHLTQALDSGADLLLNATGGLDTYATVSPEKTVLDAERIRALRQGATDGNALLAAVESGPSIETIRNSEPGTPFFDDRDPATLADATTFEATIGDRGDFESWAAAGSPTLTERATERVETLLGTYERPPIDPEIEAALEG, translated from the coding sequence GTGACCGAACGCCTCTCGCCGTCGGCCCGAGAATCGATTCACGAGGCGGTCCTCGACGTGCTCGCCACCGCCGGAATGCGGGTCGAACACGCGGCGGCCCGTGAGACACTGATCGCGGCCGGGGGGACCGCAGACGGTGACGTGGTCACCCTCCCGCCGGCAGTCGTCCGCGAGTCGCTCGAATCCGCGCCCAGCAGCTTCGACTGGCGTGCCCGGGATCCGGACAAGAGCGTGACGGTGGGCGAGGGCGACCCGGTGATCACGCCCACCCGCGGCCCGCGATACGTCAAACGCCCCGGTGAACCCCGCCATCGGGCTACGATGGACGATTTCGAGCGCCTGGCGGAACTCGTCCATATGGAACCGACCATCGACGTGGCGGGCTATGACCTCTGTAGCCCCGAGGGCTACTCGCTACCCGGCAATCCGGGCGGGTTCGATCAGGCCGAGGTGGGCTATGAACTACTCGAAACGCTCTTTCTCTCGACCGACAAGCCGATCGTCGCGACCGCCCGGAGCGGGCCCGAGGCGGCGGCGTCCCTCGAAACGGCCCGCACGGCATTCGGGGAGGCAGAACTCTCCGAACACGTCGTCCTGGGGATCCTCCACGCCCGGTCACCCCGGGTCTTCAACGAGCCGATGGTCGAGGGGCTGATTCGCTTCGCCCGGGCTGGGCAACCGCTGGTCGTCGCTTCGGGAGCGATTCCGGGGGCCTCAGCACCGCACTCGCTCTCCGAAGCGGCGGTGCAGGTGATCGCCGAGACGGTCTTCGGCGCGGTCCTGGTTCAGCAACTCAACCCCGGCACGCCGGTGGTGCTGGGCCGCTCCGGAACGATCTACGACCCACAGGCCGACGCGGTGGCTGCCGGGAGCCCTCGCGGCGCGATCCTGCAGGATGTCGTGGTCGAAATGGCCGACTTCTATGCCTTCCCCAGTCGGGGCAGCGGCGCGGGGACCGACGCCAAAGCGATCGACTATCGGAGTGGGGCCGAGTCGACCGCACACCTCACCCAGGCACTCGATTCGGGCGCGGACCTCCTGTTGAACGCCACCGGCGGCCTCGACACCTACGCCACCGTCTCCCCCGAGAAGACGGTCCTCGACGCCGAGCGGATCAGGGCCCTCCGTCAGGGGGCCACGGACGGGAACGCACTCCTGGCGGCCGTCGAGTCGGGCCCCTCGATCGAGACGATCCGGAACTCGGAGCCGGGCACTCCGTTTTTCGACGACCGGGATCCAGCAACGCTGGCCGACGCCACGACCTTCGAGGCGACGATCGGTGATCGGGGCGACTTCGAGTCCTGGGCGGCGGCCGGATCGCCGACGCTCACGGAGCGAGCGACCGAGCGGGTCGAGACCCTCCTTGGGACCTACGAGCGGCCACCGATCGACCCCGAAATCGAGGCGGCCCTGGAGGGCTAA
- a CDS encoding heme ABC transporter ATP-binding protein: MRGTAERELDSVAPDEPIVDVTDVSVTLGSVQALDSVSLEVEQGEFLGVIGPNGAGKTTLLRTISGVLSPSGGTVTVDGQDITALPSKASSRLVAVVPQETSLAFDFTVREVVEMGRTPYRNRMTLESSADEEMVTRALERTQTAAFADRDVGEVSGGERQRVLLARALAQDTPVLLLDEPTASLDINHQIRTLELVKSLVEEGKTIMAPIHDLNLAAHYCDRLLLLADGKRTALGSPNEVLTESNLETAFGTDAVVTNNPVTGSVYVMALPDGARDRDGPHVHVIGGGGSAARLLYLLAASGYQVTTGALNEGDADTETARMLGIDAVTLEPYAPIDEASAEQVTDQVESAAVTVIPDLAIGHGNLPNLRAAAHANDLILVEDRPFEERNYAGVRGEARYDSLRERGTVVESRNVLEAVESVIESS; this comes from the coding sequence ATCCGGGGGACCGCGGAGCGAGAACTCGATTCGGTGGCGCCGGACGAACCCATCGTGGACGTGACCGACGTGTCGGTCACCCTGGGCTCGGTCCAGGCCCTGGATTCGGTCTCATTGGAGGTCGAACAGGGTGAATTCCTTGGCGTCATCGGCCCGAACGGGGCGGGCAAGACCACCCTCTTGCGCACGATCAGCGGCGTGCTGTCGCCCTCCGGCGGAACGGTCACAGTCGACGGCCAGGACATTACTGCGCTCCCCTCGAAGGCGAGCAGCCGGCTGGTGGCCGTCGTGCCCCAGGAGACGAGCCTCGCCTTCGATTTCACGGTCCGAGAGGTCGTCGAGATGGGGCGCACGCCGTATCGCAATCGGATGACCCTGGAGTCAAGCGCCGACGAGGAGATGGTGACCCGGGCCCTCGAACGGACCCAGACCGCCGCGTTCGCCGACCGGGACGTCGGGGAGGTCTCCGGGGGCGAGCGCCAGCGAGTTCTCCTCGCCCGCGCGCTGGCCCAGGACACACCGGTCCTGCTGCTCGACGAACCGACCGCGAGCCTCGACATCAACCACCAGATCCGGACACTCGAACTGGTGAAGTCACTCGTCGAGGAGGGCAAGACGATCATGGCCCCGATCCACGACCTGAACCTCGCGGCCCACTACTGTGATCGTTTGCTCCTGCTCGCGGACGGGAAGCGCACGGCGCTTGGCTCGCCAAACGAGGTGTTGACCGAGTCCAACCTGGAAACGGCGTTTGGCACCGACGCCGTCGTGACGAACAACCCGGTCACCGGCTCGGTCTACGTGATGGCCCTCCCGGATGGCGCCCGGGACCGGGACGGCCCCCACGTCCACGTCATCGGGGGTGGCGGCTCCGCCGCACGCCTGCTGTACCTGCTCGCGGCCAGCGGCTACCAGGTGACCACCGGCGCACTCAACGAGGGCGATGCCGACACCGAAACCGCCCGCATGCTCGGGATCGACGCCGTGACCCTCGAACCCTATGCCCCGATCGACGAGGCCTCGGCCGAGCAAGTCACGGACCAGGTCGAGTCGGCAGCGGTCACCGTCATCCCCGACCTCGCGATCGGGCACGGCAACCTCCCGAACCTCCGGGCCGCGGCCCACGCCAACGACCTGATTCTCGTCGAGGATCGCCCGTTCGAGGAGCGCAACTACGCCGGCGTCCGGGGGGAAGCACGCTACGATTCGCTGCGGGAACGCGGGACCGTCGTCGAGTCCCGAAACGTCCTCGAAGCGGTGGAGTCCGTAATCGAATCGAGTTAG
- a CDS encoding DsrE family protein encodes MQLGLIVETNDPGAIWNGFRLGNTALEAGHDVTAYLLGDGVEAPDQPAGDDVNPHGVMRKFLLEGGELLACDRCLDHRDLDGDELRPRAGMDELLSLIEDADETVTIG; translated from the coding sequence ATGCAGCTTGGACTCATCGTCGAGACGAACGATCCCGGCGCGATCTGGAACGGCTTCCGACTCGGGAACACGGCCCTCGAGGCGGGTCACGACGTGACGGCGTATCTCCTCGGTGACGGCGTGGAGGCTCCCGATCAGCCGGCGGGGGACGACGTCAACCCACACGGTGTCATGCGAAAGTTTCTGCTGGAGGGTGGGGAACTGCTCGCCTGTGACCGCTGTCTCGACCACCGGGACCTGGACGGCGACGAACTCCGGCCCCGGGCGGGGATGGACGAGTTGCTGTCGCTCATCGAGGACGCGGACGAAACGGTGACGATCGGCTGA
- a CDS encoding biotin/lipoate A/B protein ligase family protein, which translates to MTMRVIDEGVYSEPMHHALDQVLLDRLDRGEIEPTVRFWYRKNRAVPLGRFQAHDDEVAADYVADQGIDVVRRITGGGAMYVEPGNVITYSLYLPEDAVPENVEESYAVLDEWVLEGLRDLGLEAHHEPLNDISHPEGKIGGSAQLRSGSAVLHHTTMSYALDIESMLKVLRIGKEKVSDKAVKSAEKRVARIADHVDEPRETVIESLKTAIDTHFGATPGSLDAETIEAARELAETKFQTDAWNRRL; encoded by the coding sequence ATGACGATGCGCGTGATCGACGAGGGCGTGTATTCCGAGCCGATGCATCACGCCCTCGATCAGGTGCTTCTGGACCGGCTTGATCGGGGCGAGATCGAGCCGACCGTCCGCTTCTGGTACCGGAAGAACCGGGCCGTGCCGCTGGGCCGTTTCCAGGCCCACGACGACGAGGTCGCGGCCGACTACGTGGCCGACCAGGGGATCGACGTGGTTCGCCGGATCACTGGCGGCGGGGCCATGTACGTCGAACCGGGCAACGTCATCACCTACTCGCTTTACCTCCCCGAGGATGCGGTTCCCGAGAACGTCGAGGAGAGCTACGCGGTCCTCGACGAGTGGGTGCTCGAGGGACTGCGTGACCTGGGGCTGGAAGCCCATCACGAGCCGCTCAACGACATCAGCCATCCCGAGGGGAAGATCGGCGGGTCGGCCCAGTTGCGCTCCGGTTCGGCGGTGCTCCATCACACGACGATGAGCTACGCCCTCGACATCGAGTCGATGCTCAAGGTCCTCCGGATCGGCAAGGAGAAGGTCTCCGACAAGGCCGTCAAGTCCGCCGAGAAGCGGGTCGCCCGCATCGCGGACCACGTCGACGAACCGCGGGAGACGGTCATCGAATCGTTGAAGACGGCCATCGACACCCACTTCGGAGCGACACCGGGTTCGCTCGACGCGGAGACGATCGAGGCTGCCCGGGAACTGGCCGAGACGAAGTTCCAGACCGACGCCTGGAATCGCCGGCTCTGA
- a CDS encoding VWA domain-containing protein, which produces MRLTPDSDPEAVAARLAGSEPRRLGAARADRLQRDARIRTGQWDLSVRIEPDHRPATVESIEPPTIVVSGDRVPQPVTNYRAEEWDLLVQRVWVAHAMAHLEYSDVADLGERLQKIESGDRPVAGAIWNALEDAAIEAAIRTQFPNYGPWFEQVRTNLLAGVGPGIHDPAGGQVYPLVHAAVLAILDGTAVDSGAITRLLDPADSSHHFYTAADRRRFVTDVLPVVTETAESITTISDPVERNRQAIACFEAIRPAIAAARADGRAQVAAREDAWGMPDDAARSQQIGSPAPLPAVDRSEHDQAGDAVREESPVSSAGEVSPVSDADVDNRAVEIDPEADPTDVETVTDEQLADDLAAEVAAGRDRDGPADRAANIEHLQEAVSAAESELESTGVVVPTDDPTPHEPTARAAREDGTRLARVLRNRFQKDRKRSTRRNQRRGRLDPAALHRTATGDRRVKQRRERPDESDHHCLFVLDRSGSMRQHVRVAERAMGMLAVALEAVDVEVSVLELLDKEVRLAKPADRTVEQSTGRLYHGDAGGGTPLTDTLHIARELLKAESGTRFVIVVTDGRPSDPNRYREALSRFTVPVLGVNLTTEAAAGESEFHRQVTVAPETRDLRRALRQLVQEVLFE; this is translated from the coding sequence ATGCGTCTCACGCCCGACTCGGACCCGGAGGCGGTGGCCGCCCGACTCGCAGGGAGCGAGCCACGTCGGCTGGGAGCGGCCCGGGCCGACCGGCTCCAGCGGGACGCTCGCATTCGAACCGGCCAGTGGGATCTCTCGGTCCGGATCGAGCCCGACCACCGGCCAGCGACGGTCGAGTCGATTGAGCCGCCCACGATCGTCGTTTCCGGTGATCGGGTTCCCCAGCCAGTCACGAACTACCGGGCCGAGGAGTGGGACCTGCTCGTTCAGCGGGTCTGGGTCGCCCACGCGATGGCCCACCTGGAGTACAGCGACGTGGCCGATTTGGGGGAGCGCCTCCAGAAGATCGAGTCGGGAGACAGACCGGTCGCCGGCGCGATCTGGAACGCCCTGGAGGACGCCGCGATCGAGGCCGCGATCAGAACGCAGTTCCCGAACTACGGGCCCTGGTTCGAGCAGGTCCGGACGAATCTCCTCGCGGGTGTCGGCCCGGGGATCCACGATCCTGCGGGTGGCCAGGTCTATCCGCTTGTGCACGCGGCCGTCCTCGCCATCCTGGATGGGACAGCCGTCGATTCGGGGGCGATCACTCGCCTGCTCGACCCCGCGGATTCCTCCCATCACTTCTACACTGCGGCCGACCGGCGGCGCTTCGTGACCGACGTGCTGCCGGTCGTGACTGAAACGGCCGAGTCGATCACCACGATTTCGGACCCGGTCGAGCGAAACCGCCAGGCGATCGCGTGTTTCGAGGCGATTCGCCCGGCAATCGCCGCGGCCAGGGCCGACGGCCGCGCGCAGGTCGCTGCCCGTGAGGATGCCTGGGGGATGCCGGACGACGCCGCTCGAAGCCAGCAGATCGGGTCGCCAGCGCCACTGCCGGCGGTAGACCGGAGCGAGCACGACCAGGCCGGGGATGCCGTGCGCGAAGAATCGCCGGTCTCGTCGGCGGGTGAGGTGTCGCCGGTTTCCGATGCCGACGTGGACAACCGGGCGGTCGAAATCGACCCCGAGGCCGACCCGACGGACGTGGAGACAGTGACCGACGAGCAACTCGCCGACGACCTCGCGGCGGAAGTCGCCGCCGGGCGAGATCGGGACGGACCGGCGGACCGCGCCGCGAACATCGAGCACCTCCAGGAAGCCGTCTCGGCCGCCGAATCCGAACTGGAGAGTACCGGGGTGGTCGTCCCGACCGACGACCCGACGCCCCACGAGCCGACCGCCAGAGCCGCCCGTGAGGACGGGACCCGCCTCGCTCGGGTGCTCCGCAACCGCTTCCAGAAGGATCGCAAGCGATCGACGCGTCGGAATCAGCGCCGGGGGCGGCTCGACCCGGCCGCGCTGCATCGAACTGCAACCGGCGATCGGCGGGTGAAACAGCGTCGCGAGCGACCCGACGAGTCGGACCATCACTGCCTGTTTGTCCTGGACCGCTCCGGGAGCATGCGCCAGCACGTCCGGGTGGCCGAGCGGGCGATGGGCATGCTCGCGGTCGCACTGGAGGCCGTGGACGTCGAGGTGTCGGTCCTCGAACTGCTCGACAAGGAGGTCCGACTGGCCAAACCCGCGGATCGAACCGTCGAGCAGTCGACGGGCCGGCTGTATCACGGGGATGCTGGCGGTGGCACGCCGCTGACCGATACGCTACACATCGCCCGGGAACTCCTCAAGGCGGAGTCGGGGACCCGCTTCGTGATCGTGGTCACAGACGGACGACCGTCTGACCCGAACCGGTATCGGGAGGCCCTGAGTCGCTTCACCGTCCCGGTGCTGGGGGTCAATCTCACCACGGAAGCCGCCGCGGGCGAGAGCGAGTTCCACCGACAGGTGACCGTGGCCCCCGAAACGCGGGACCTGCGGCGCGCACTGCGGCAACTGGTCCAGGAGGTGCTCTTCGAGTGA
- a CDS encoding SDR family oxidoreductase → MDLDIEGNAALVTASSSGLGKASAIALAREGVDVAINGRDPDRLAAARTDVEAAGPGAVHTIQADLTDPDAGPTLVEETVAAFGGLDHLVTSAGGPPAGSFLETEDTDWEAAFELLLLSVVRVVRRAEPHLRQGDGTIVTITSRSVKEAIDSLVLSNSVRMGVIGLEKTLSKELAPEIRSNAVLPGPHETARIRELVEGAVERGDVEDYEAGLAEWADNPLERIGDPIELGALVAFLSSPRSGFINGTAIPIDGGASHSNL, encoded by the coding sequence ATGGATCTGGACATCGAGGGCAACGCGGCACTGGTGACAGCCTCTTCGAGCGGGCTGGGAAAGGCCTCGGCGATCGCGCTCGCTCGCGAGGGCGTGGACGTCGCGATCAACGGCCGGGACCCCGACCGGCTGGCCGCGGCCAGGACCGACGTCGAGGCCGCCGGCCCCGGGGCGGTGCACACGATTCAGGCCGATCTGACCGACCCTGACGCCGGACCCACGCTCGTCGAAGAAACCGTCGCGGCGTTCGGTGGCCTGGATCACCTGGTCACGAGCGCTGGTGGGCCACCAGCAGGATCCTTCCTGGAGACCGAGGATACAGACTGGGAGGCCGCCTTCGAACTCCTCCTGCTGAGCGTCGTCAGAGTCGTTCGCCGAGCCGAACCGCACCTCCGGCAGGGTGATGGCACCATCGTAACCATCACCTCCCGGAGCGTGAAGGAGGCCATTGACTCCCTCGTGCTCTCGAACTCGGTTCGCATGGGCGTTATCGGCCTGGAGAAGACACTCTCGAAGGAACTGGCTCCCGAAATCCGGTCGAACGCCGTCCTGCCCGGGCCACACGAGACGGCCCGCATTCGCGAACTGGTCGAGGGGGCCGTCGAGCGTGGCGACGTGGAAGATTACGAGGCCGGACTCGCAGAGTGGGCCGACAACCCCCTCGAACGGATCGGCGATCCCATCGAACTGGGGGCCCTCGTGGCCTTCCTCAGTTCGCCCCGGTCGGGATTCATCAATGGGACCGCGATTCCGATCGACGGCGGGGCGAGCCACTCGAACCTCTAA